The following is a genomic window from Miltoncostaea oceani.
CGTCCGCCATTCACTCGAGGGATTCGCACACGATCCGGGCGAGAAGCCCGGAGAGGGGAACTGACCGCAATGGGAGTCATCGAATCGATCCGCGGCGTCATGTGGGCGCGCCGCAACCAGCCGGACCAGGTCGCGTACGTGCTGGGGGCCTCTCACGAGCGGTTCGGCCCCGACGACCTGCTGCGCCAGGCCGTGCTCGCCGAGCAGGCGGGTTTCGACGGCATCGCCGCGAGCGACCACATCACGCCGTGGTGGGAGCCGGGTGAGCCCTCCCCCGCCCACTGCGCGAACGCGTGGGTGTGGCTCGGCGCGGCCGGCCAGGCGACGAGCGAGATCTCGATCGGCACCGGCGTCACCGGCCTCGTGCACCGCTACAACCCCGTCGTCGTCGCCCAGCAGCTCGCGACGCTCGAGGTGATGTTCCCCGGCCGCGCGTACCTCGGCGCCGGGTCGAGCGAGGCGATGAACGAGACGCCCGCCGGCATGGACTGGCCGAGCACCGGCGAGCAGCTCCGCCGCACGGAGGAGTCGCTCGAGATCATCACGCGCCTGCTCGACGGCGAGACGGTGACCTACGAGGGCGAGTACTTCCGCACGAAGGGCGCGCGCCTCTACCTGCGCCCCGAGCGGCGTCCCCCCGTCTACCTGTCGGCGTTCCACGAGCAGGCCGCCGAGCTCGCCGGCCGCCTCTGCGACGGCGTCTGGACGCTCGGCGACCCGACGTCGGCGCCGGGGATCCTCGCCGCCTACCGTCGCGGCTGCGACGACGCGGGCCGCGCGCCCGGCGAGGTCATCCTGCAGAGCCTGGCGTCGGTCGCCGCGACCGACGAGGAGGCCCTCGAGACCAGCCGCGAGTGGAAGGCGAGCCTCGCCGACGAGCTCTACACGGACGACATCCACGTCCCGGCGGACATCCAGGCGAAGAGCGCCGACGTGTCGGACCGCACGTTCACGACCGGCAACCTCGTCTCCGCCGACCCCGACACGCACGTCACGAAGCTGAAGCTGATGCGCGAGCTCGGCGCCACCGCGATCGTGCTCGTCAACGCCTCCGGGGCGGACCCGGCCCGGATGATCGACATGTACGGGGCAAGCGTGCTGCCGCGCCTCCGGGAGGGCTGAGCGCCTGATGGCGGAGTTCGACGTGGTGGTGATGGGCTCCGGGTCGGGGGGGCGGGCCGTGGCCGGCCGCCTCGCCGACGCCGGGATGGCGGTGGCGATGGTCGAGCAGGAGCTGGTGGGCGGGGAGTGCCCCTACTGGGCGTGCATGCCGAGCAAGGCGCTGCTGCGTCCGCCGGAGGCCGTCCACGCCGCGCAGGTCGTGCCGGGGGTCCGTGCCTCCCTCGACGACTGGGGGGCGGTGCGGGCGTTCCGCGACGACGTCGTCTCGGGGCGCGACGACTCCGGCAAGGTCGCCGCCTACGCCGACCGCGGCGTCACGATCCTGCGCGGCCGCGGCGCGCTCGCGGGCCCGGGGGCCGTCACCGTCGACGGCGAGCGCCACACCACCGCCCGCGTCGTCGTCGCGACCGGCAGCGCCGCCACGTGGCCGCCGGTCGAGGGCATCCGCGACGTCGGCGCGTGGACGAACCGCGAGGCGATGGAGATGGACGAGGTCCCGGACAGCGCCCTCGTGCTCGGCGCCGGCCCCGTCGGCGTCGAGATCGGCCAGATGCTGTCGCGCTACGGCGCGCAGGTCACGATCGCCGACTCCTCCCCGCGGCTTCTCGGCAAGGAGGACCCGGAGGTCTCCGGCCTGCTCGCCCGCCGGTTCACGGACGAGGGGATCACCCTGGCGCTCGGCACCGAGGCGGTGCGCGTCGCCCCCGCCCCCGGCGGCATGACCCGGGTGGTGCTCGACGACGGCTCCGAGCACGTCGTCGCGCGCCTCGTGGTGGCCACGGGGCGCCACGCCCGCGTCGACGACATCGGCCTCGAGACGGTCGGCGTCACCCCCGGCGACGGCGGCCTGGCCGTCGACGCCCGCTGCCGTCTGGCGGAGGGGGTCTGGGCGATCGGCGACGTGACCGACGTCGGCCAGTTCACCCACCTCGCGTCGTACCAGGGGCGGATCGCGTGCGCCGACATCCTCGGCGAGCCCCGCGACGCGGACTACTCCGCGATCCCGCGGTCGGTGTTCTGCGACCCCGAGGTCGCCGCCGTCGGCCTCACGGCGGAGCAGGCCGGGGAGCAGGGCATCGACGTCGCGACGGCGACGGTCGACCTGGCCGACCACGAGCGCGCATCGACGTACGGCCGCGACGTCGGCGGCCTCGTCGGCCTCGTCGCCGACCGGGGCGCCGGCGTGGTGGTGGGCGCCCACGCGGTGGGCCCGCTCGCGTCGGAGTGGATGCACATGGCCGTGCTCGCCGTCCGTGCGCGGGTGCCGGTGGACGTGCTCCGGGACGTGATCGGCCAGTTCCCGACCTTCGCCGAGACCATCGTCACCGCCGCACGGGAGCTCGACATGTAGGCGGCCCCGGGTGCGGCGGACGCGTACGATGGGCGACTTCGTGCCGGAGCTCCGCTCGCCCATCGACGACCCGGCACGCCTCGATGCCGTGCGCCGCACCCATCTGGTGGGGGGTGACGGGCTCGGCGTGGAGGCCTTCGACCGCCTCACCAGCCTCGCGGCGGCGCTGCTCGACGCCCCCTGGGCGTTCCTGACGGCGGTCGACGACACGCACTCGCACTGGATCGGCGCGGCCGGCCTCCCCGACGGCGCCCCCCGCGGCAACACCGTCGAGGAGTCCTTCTGCCGGTACGTGGTGGAGAGCGGCGAGCCGCTGATCCTGGGCGACGCGCGCACCGACGCCCGGACGCGCGACAACCCGTCGATCGCCTCCATGGGCGTCGTGGCGTGGGCGGGGTTCCCCGTGCGGGCGCCCGGCGGGGAGGTGCTCGGCACGTTCTGCGTCGTCGACGCCCGGACGCGCGAGTGGTCGGAGCGCGAGGTCCAGGTGCTCGGCGCGCTCGCCGACACGGCGCGCACCGAGATCCATCTGCGCCTCGCGCTCGCCGAGAGCCGTGGCGCGATCGTCGCCCTCGAGCGGATGCAGCGGGCCAGCGCATCGCTGCTCGGCGCGCTGTCGTTCGACGACATCGCGGAGATCGCGCTGCGGGAGGCCGTGGAGGTGCTCGGCGCCCGGGCCGCGAACATCGCGCTGACCGACGACGAGGGCACCCGCTTCACCGCCGTCCGCTCCGTCGGCTTCCCCCCCGCCGTGCGCCGTGCGCTGCAGGGCATGGAGATCGACGACTCCCTCCTCTCCGCGGAGGCGGCGCGCACCCGGCGGCCCGTGTGGATCTCGGGCGCGGAGTGGGCGCGCCGGTTCCCCCGGAGCGCCGCCATCGCGGACGAGGTCGGCGACGAGGCGGCCGCCGTGCCGCTCGCCGCCGGCGACCGGCTGCTCGGCGTCCTCGGCCTGGTCTTCGACGGCGGCCGGGTGCGCACCGACGCCGAGCGGACGCTGACCCAGTCCCTCGCCGACCAGTGCGCGCAGGCGATGGAGCGGGGGCGCCTCTACGACCGGGAGCACCGGACGGCCGAGGTGCTGCAGCGCAGCCTGCTGCCGGGGCGCCTGCCCGCGGTGCCGGAGCTCGAGGTCGCCGCCCGGTACCTCCCCTCCGACGACGGCGGCCGCGTCGGCGGCGACTTCTACGACCTCTTCCCCGTCGGGGACGGGATCTGGGGCGCGGTCATCGGCGACGTCTGCGGCAAGGGCCCCGAGGCCGCCGCCGTCACCGCGCAGGCCCGCCACGTGATCCGGGCGGACGCCCGCGGCGGCCACGGCCCGGCGGAGGTGCTGCGCCGCCTCAACACCGTGCTGATCGAGGACGGACGCAGCTTCCTCACCGCCGCGCACCTGCGGTTCCACGCCGGGGCCGGCGGGGTCGCCGGGACGCTCTGCCTGGGGGGCCACCCCCACCCGCTCGTCCTGCGCGCCGACGGCGGCGTCGCGTCACTCGGCGTCCCCGGGACCCTGGTGGGCGTCCTCGACGCGCCGCGCCTGCACGAGGTGCCGTTCGCCCTCGGGGCCGGCGACACCCTGGTGCTGTTCACCGACGGCGTCAGCGAGGCGCGCCGCGACGGCGAGCAGCTCGGCGCCGCCGGGGTCGCACGTGTGCTGGAGGGGTGCGCCGGGCTCGACGCCGAGGCGGTCGCGACCCGGATCGAGCAGGCGGTCCGCGACCACGCCGGCCCCGTCGCGTCCGACGACATCGCCCTGCTCGTCATGCGCCGGTACCGCTAGGCGCCCGTGGCGGGACCCCTCCACCGGCGCTCGAACGGCAGCCGCCACGTGGCGGGCGCCAGCAGGCCGTGCATCGCGCGCGGACCCCACGAGCCGGGGGCGTAGGGCAGCACCTCCGGCGGCTCCTCGATGAGCCCCTGCGAGACCTCCCAGAGCCGCTCGATGCCCTTCGCGTTGGCGAACAGGGTGTGGTCGCCCATCATCGCGTCGTAGATGAGGCGCTCGTAGGCCTCGAGCACCTCCTCGTGGGCCTGGTCCTCGTAGAGCGAGAACTGGAGGCTCTGCTTCACGAGCCGCATCCCCGGTCCGGGGCGCTTGCCGTAGAACGACAGGGACAGGCGCGACGCCTCGGCGAGGTCGAACGTGAGGTGGTCGGGGCCGAACTGGCCGACCCCCGAGCCCGCGGGGAACATGCTCCGCGGCGGCTCCTTGAAGGCGATGGAGATGATCCGCGCACCCTCGGCCATGCGCTTGCCGGTGCGCAGGTAGAACGGCACCCCCGACCACCGCCAGTTGTCGATGAAGCAGCGCAACGCCACGAATGTCTCGGTGTTGGAGTCGTCGGCGACGCCCGGCTCGGAGCGGTACCCGTCGTACTGGCCGCGGACGACGTCCCCCGGGCCGATCGGCAGCATCGACCGGAAGACCTTGTCCTTCTCCTCGCCGATCGCGTCGGGCGCGAGCGCGGTGGGGGGCTCCATCGCGGTGAACGCGAGCACCTGGAAGAGGTGGGTGACGACCATGTCGCGGTACGCGCCGGTCGCCTCGTAGAAGCCGGCGCGGCCCTCGACGCTGAGCGTCTCGGGGACGTCGATCTGGACGTGGTCGATGTTGTTGCGGTTCCAGATCGGCTCGAAGAGGCCGTTCGCGAAGCGCAGGGCGAGGATGTTCTGCGCCGCCTCCTTGCCGAGGAAGTGGTCGATGCGGAAGACCTGCTCCTCGTCGAGCACCGACTGCACCATCGCGTTCAGGGCGCGGGCGCTGGCGAGGTCGGTGCCGAACGGCTTCTCCATGATCACCCGGGCGCGGCCCACGAGGCCGGCGCTCCAGAGCTGGTCGATCACGGTCGACGCCGCGCTCGGCGGCACGCTGAGGTAGTGGAGGTACCGGGGGGTCCCGCCGAGGGCGTCGCGGGCGGCGCCGACGCGGCTCGCCAGCTCCTCCGTGCCCTTCGTCAGGTCCACGTAGGTGAGGCGCCGGGCGAACGCCGCCCACTCGTCGTCGGGGACGGGGCGGCGGCCGAACTCGTCCCACGCGGACCGCGCGAGGTTCCGGAACGAGTCGTCGTCGAGGGGGTCGAGCGAGGCGCCGACGATGCGGAAGTCCGGCATCAGGCCGGCCTGGGTCAGGTGCACCAGCCCGGGCAGCAGCTTGCGCCGCGCGAGGTCGCCGGTCGCCCCGAAGAGGACCACGACGTAGGGCTCCAGGGGGGCGATCGCCGAGACGGCGACGTCATCGGGGTCGTTCCGCGACATCTGCGACGCGACGCTACCGGTGGCGGCGGACGCCGCTCCTCGGCCCGGGGGCCCGAACGGGCCCCGCCACGTGCCGCCGCGGGTCGGGACGGGTGCTTGCCCGTCGCCCGGGCACGGTCGTAGTGTCGGTCGCGGGAGGTCACGCGGCCGGGGTGGCCGCCCGATCCGACGGGGGTGGGACCATGGCCGCGCACCACGGTCGCGAGGACTACTTCGTGGTGGGCGAGGGGCTGCTCGGCGTGACGGCCCCATCGGTGCCGGGCGCCGTCGCGTCGGCGTCGCTCGCGGAGCCCGACCTGCGGGCGTTCCGCTTCTCCCGCCTCGGGCCGAAGGGCCGCGCGATGCCGGAGCGGCTGCGGCGGCGGCTCGCGGCGGCGATGACGATGGACGTCGACGCGGGCGGCCCGACGCTGCGGTCGGCGGTGCCGGCGGGCTACACGTACCTCGGGCAGTTCC
Proteins encoded in this region:
- a CDS encoding SpoIIE family protein phosphatase, with the translated sequence MRRTRTMGDFVPELRSPIDDPARLDAVRRTHLVGGDGLGVEAFDRLTSLAAALLDAPWAFLTAVDDTHSHWIGAAGLPDGAPRGNTVEESFCRYVVESGEPLILGDARTDARTRDNPSIASMGVVAWAGFPVRAPGGEVLGTFCVVDARTREWSEREVQVLGALADTARTEIHLRLALAESRGAIVALERMQRASASLLGALSFDDIAEIALREAVEVLGARAANIALTDDEGTRFTAVRSVGFPPAVRRALQGMEIDDSLLSAEAARTRRPVWISGAEWARRFPRSAAIADEVGDEAAAVPLAAGDRLLGVLGLVFDGGRVRTDAERTLTQSLADQCAQAMERGRLYDREHRTAEVLQRSLLPGRLPAVPELEVAARYLPSDDGGRVGGDFYDLFPVGDGIWGAVIGDVCGKGPEAAAVTAQARHVIRADARGGHGPAEVLRRLNTVLIEDGRSFLTAAHLRFHAGAGGVAGTLCLGGHPHPLVLRADGGVASLGVPGTLVGVLDAPRLHEVPFALGAGDTLVLFTDGVSEARRDGEQLGAAGVARVLEGCAGLDAEAVATRIEQAVRDHAGPVASDDIALLVMRRYR
- a CDS encoding LLM class flavin-dependent oxidoreductase, yielding MGVIESIRGVMWARRNQPDQVAYVLGASHERFGPDDLLRQAVLAEQAGFDGIAASDHITPWWEPGEPSPAHCANAWVWLGAAGQATSEISIGTGVTGLVHRYNPVVVAQQLATLEVMFPGRAYLGAGSSEAMNETPAGMDWPSTGEQLRRTEESLEIITRLLDGETVTYEGEYFRTKGARLYLRPERRPPVYLSAFHEQAAELAGRLCDGVWTLGDPTSAPGILAAYRRGCDDAGRAPGEVILQSLASVAATDEEALETSREWKASLADELYTDDIHVPADIQAKSADVSDRTFTTGNLVSADPDTHVTKLKLMRELGATAIVLVNASGADPARMIDMYGASVLPRLREG
- a CDS encoding dihydrolipoyl dehydrogenase family protein, with translation MAEFDVVVMGSGSGGRAVAGRLADAGMAVAMVEQELVGGECPYWACMPSKALLRPPEAVHAAQVVPGVRASLDDWGAVRAFRDDVVSGRDDSGKVAAYADRGVTILRGRGALAGPGAVTVDGERHTTARVVVATGSAATWPPVEGIRDVGAWTNREAMEMDEVPDSALVLGAGPVGVEIGQMLSRYGAQVTIADSSPRLLGKEDPEVSGLLARRFTDEGITLALGTEAVRVAPAPGGMTRVVLDDGSEHVVARLVVATGRHARVDDIGLETVGVTPGDGGLAVDARCRLAEGVWAIGDVTDVGQFTHLASYQGRIACADILGEPRDADYSAIPRSVFCDPEVAAVGLTAEQAGEQGIDVATATVDLADHERASTYGRDVGGLVGLVADRGAGVVVGAHAVGPLASEWMHMAVLAVRARVPVDVLRDVIGQFPTFAETIVTAARELDM
- the zwf gene encoding glucose-6-phosphate dehydrogenase codes for the protein MSRNDPDDVAVSAIAPLEPYVVVLFGATGDLARRKLLPGLVHLTQAGLMPDFRIVGASLDPLDDDSFRNLARSAWDEFGRRPVPDDEWAAFARRLTYVDLTKGTEELASRVGAARDALGGTPRYLHYLSVPPSAASTVIDQLWSAGLVGRARVIMEKPFGTDLASARALNAMVQSVLDEEQVFRIDHFLGKEAAQNILALRFANGLFEPIWNRNNIDHVQIDVPETLSVEGRAGFYEATGAYRDMVVTHLFQVLAFTAMEPPTALAPDAIGEEKDKVFRSMLPIGPGDVVRGQYDGYRSEPGVADDSNTETFVALRCFIDNWRWSGVPFYLRTGKRMAEGARIISIAFKEPPRSMFPAGSGVGQFGPDHLTFDLAEASRLSLSFYGKRPGPGMRLVKQSLQFSLYEDQAHEEVLEAYERLIYDAMMGDHTLFANAKGIERLWEVSQGLIEEPPEVLPYAPGSWGPRAMHGLLAPATWRLPFERRWRGPATGA